One Cicer arietinum cultivar CDC Frontier isolate Library 1 chromosome 8, Cicar.CDCFrontier_v2.0, whole genome shotgun sequence DNA segment encodes these proteins:
- the LOC101488873 gene encoding large ribosomal subunit protein eL36x-like, whose product MAPKQPSTGLFVGLNKGHVVTKKELAPRPSDRKGKTSKRVHFVRNLIREVAGFAPYEKRITELLKVGKDKRALKVAKRKLGTHKRAKKKREEMSNVLRKMRAGGAGDKKK is encoded by the exons ATGGCTCCAAAGCAGCCAAGTACAGGTCTTTTTGTTGGATTGAACAAAGGTCATGTTGTTACCAAGAAGGAGTTGGCTCCACGACCCTCAGATCGTAAAGGG AAAACAAGCAAACGAGTGCACTTTGTAAGGAACCTCATCCGTGAGGTTGCTGGCTTTGCACCTTACGAAAAGCGTATAACTGAGTTGCTTAAGGTTGGAAAGGATAAGAGGGCACTGAAAGTTGCCAAGAGAAAGCTTGGAACCCATAAACGTGCAAAGAAGAAGCGTGAGGAGATGTCTAATGTTCTCCGAAAGATGAG GGCTGGTGGAGCCGGTGATAAGAAGAAATAG